A section of the Paracoccaceae bacterium genome encodes:
- the xylB gene encoding xylulokinase — protein sequence MTFLGIDLGTSGLRALLVDEHGAPIASSERHYSASHPHHGWSEQDPADWIAALEGAVRELRETCPAFGALRGIGVAGHMHGATLLDKTGKVLRPCILWNDSRSHAEAAELDAMACVRDLSGNIVFPGFTAPKLKWVFRNEPAVFRATAKVLLPGAYLNYYLTGEYVADMSDSAGTSWLDVGKRDWSDRLLDAGKMRRDQMPRLVEGSEAAGTLRNSLARDWGLNGTVTVAGGAGDNAAAACGIGALEEGQAFVSLGTSGVLLAARDGYHPAPETAVHTFCHAVPGRWYQMGVMLSAADSLGWFARICGQTPSDMTATLGDTLHAPGKLRFLPYLSGERTPHNDADIRGGLTGLSSGTTREDITRAVLEGVAFGLRDSFDALAATGAKPDKIIAIGGGSASRYWLRLISTMFGVPLQVPASGEFGAALGAARLGMIAATRAAVENVMSPPEIQNEVQPDDALRPAFDQAYQAFRAAYPGLKAIQ from the coding sequence ATGACGTTTCTTGGCATTGATCTTGGCACTTCCGGCCTGCGCGCGCTGTTGGTCGATGAACATGGCGCGCCAATCGCCTCGTCCGAGCGTCACTACAGCGCAAGTCATCCGCATCACGGATGGTCAGAACAGGACCCGGCGGACTGGATCGCGGCGCTGGAGGGTGCGGTCAGGGAATTGCGTGAGACTTGCCCGGCATTCGGCGCATTGCGCGGCATTGGCGTCGCAGGGCACATGCACGGGGCGACGCTTCTGGACAAAACGGGCAAGGTTTTGCGGCCTTGTATCCTTTGGAATGACTCGCGGTCCCATGCTGAGGCGGCCGAACTGGATGCCATGGCTTGCGTGCGCGATCTTTCAGGCAACATCGTGTTCCCAGGTTTCACCGCGCCGAAGTTGAAGTGGGTATTCCGGAACGAACCTGCGGTCTTCAGGGCGACGGCCAAGGTTTTGTTGCCGGGCGCCTATCTGAATTACTACCTCACCGGGGAATATGTCGCCGATATGTCTGACAGCGCCGGGACATCCTGGCTGGATGTGGGCAAGCGGGACTGGTCGGACCGTCTGCTGGATGCGGGCAAAATGCGCCGCGATCAAATGCCGCGCCTTGTCGAAGGCTCAGAAGCGGCTGGCACCCTGCGGAACAGTCTGGCGCGGGATTGGGGCCTGAACGGCACCGTCACTGTGGCTGGTGGGGCCGGTGACAATGCGGCTGCAGCCTGTGGGATTGGCGCGTTGGAGGAAGGTCAGGCGTTCGTGTCGTTGGGCACCTCGGGCGTGCTTCTGGCTGCGCGTGATGGGTATCACCCCGCGCCCGAAACAGCCGTTCACACCTTTTGCCATGCGGTGCCGGGGCGCTGGTATCAGATGGGGGTGATGCTGTCAGCGGCCGACAGCCTGGGCTGGTTCGCGCGCATTTGCGGCCAGACGCCATCCGATATGACCGCGACGCTTGGCGACACGCTTCATGCGCCGGGAAAGCTGCGCTTCCTGCCCTATCTGTCGGGCGAGCGGACCCCCCACAACGATGCAGACATCCGCGGCGGGCTGACCGGATTGTCGTCGGGCACAACGCGCGAGGATATCACCCGTGCCGTTCTGGAAGGCGTGGCTTTCGGATTGCGTGACAGCTTTGACGCCCTGGCCGCGACCGGCGCGAAACCGGACAAGATTATTGCCATCGGCGGCGGCAGTGCCTCGCGATATTGGCTCAGGCTCATCTCGACAATGTTTGGCGTGCCTTTGCAAGTACCGGCCTCGGGCGAGTTTGGGGCCGCACTTGGAGCCGCACGTCTTGGCATGATCGCGGCCACCCGGGCCGCAGTTGAAAATGTTATGTCACCTCCGGAAATTCAGAACGAAGTGCAACCTGACGACGCTCTACGCCCGGCATTTGACCAGGCTTATCAGGCCTTCCGCGCCGCCTATCCAGGATTGAAGGCGATCCAGTGA